A window from Bacillota bacterium encodes these proteins:
- a CDS encoding LemA family protein gives MQYFIVGSLLSIVIVVAGWLTCFYDRMTNIKIRVDTNRAHLYMEYQETNDLIQDLAQIVSNHTNQVQSIQPQAAVPTFHFTDELLTDVTQSFWEQNIRLETLLSLSNLYPEIQADQDFIQIQQELYKLQQRTGLYRQSYIESVLTYNKFLSTFPNNIAALTLGIKELSHDPSYENPNPALR, from the coding sequence ATGCAATACTTCATAGTAGGAAGTTTGCTATCTATTGTTATTGTGGTCGCTGGCTGGCTTACTTGCTTCTATGATCGGATGACTAACATAAAAATCCGAGTAGATACAAATCGGGCTCACCTATACATGGAGTACCAAGAAACAAACGATCTGATCCAAGATCTGGCCCAAATAGTGTCAAATCATACTAACCAGGTACAGAGTATACAACCGCAGGCCGCTGTGCCAACTTTCCACTTTACAGATGAACTATTGACCGACGTTACCCAATCTTTTTGGGAGCAAAACATACGCCTAGAAACCCTGCTCTCACTGAGCAATCTGTACCCGGAAATACAAGCTGACCAAGACTTCATTCAAATACAGCAAGAGCTCTACAAGCTCCAGCAACGAACTGGTCTGTATCGCCAATCTTATATCGAGTCCGTACTCACGTATAACAAATTTCTAAGCACATTCCCTAATAATATAGCGGCACTGACCCTAGGAATAAAAGAGCTTTCCCATGACCCGTCTTATGAAAATCCTAACCCGGCTTTAAGATAA